The Radiobacillus deserti genomic interval GTTAGGTACCTCTGAAGCAAGGTCCGCAGTGGATGCCGTTGTTTCTGAAAATCTCTCCTATTTCTTAGAAGAAAATCCAGATGTCGCAGGGATGCTTATTAAAAAAGCGATACGTGCAAAGGAAGCGAGAGAAGCAGCTCGAAAAGCTAGAGATGAAGCAAGGTCTGGTAAAAAGAAAAAGCGAAAAGATGCCTTGTTAAGTGGAAAATTAACTCCAGCTCAATCTCGTAATCCTGAGAAAAATGAACTGTATTTAGTGGAGGGAGATTCTGCAGGAGGTTCAGCAAAGCAAGGTAGGGATCGTAAATTCCAAGCGGTTCTTCCATTGAGAGGAAAGGTTATTAATACCGAAAAAGCAAAATTGGCAGATGTGATGAAAAACGAAGAAATTTCGACGATTATTCACACGATTGGCGCTGGAGTAGGAGCAGATTTTTCCTTAGAGGATGTTCAATATGACAAGATTGTTATTATGACAGATGCGGATACAGATGGAGCACATATTCAAGTCCTTCTGCTTACGTTTTTCTATCGTTATATGAGACAGCTTGTGGAGTCTGGAAAAGTGTACATTGCACTACCACCTCTTTATAAGATTTCAAAAGGAAAAGGTGCGAAAGAAGTGGTGCACTATGCGTGGAATGAAGAAGAAATGAGAAAAGCAACGAAGGAATTTAAAAATGGATATGTGATACAACGCTACAAGGGATTAGGAGAAATGAATGCAGATCAATTGTGGGAGACCACCATGAACCCTGAGACGAGAACCCTTATCCGCGTTACGATAGATGATATGGCACGTGCAGAACGGCGTGTTACAACCTTAATGGGAGATAAAGTAGAACCACGAAGAAAGTGGATTGAATCACATGTTCGCTTTGGATTAGAAGATGAAACGAACATAATGGATAACGAGAACATTCAGTCTTAAAGGGGGGACCTGAGACTTGTCACAAATAGAGAAATATTTAGATTTACCTTTAGAAGAGGTCATAGGGGATCGCTTTGGAAGGTATAGTAAATACATTATCCAGGACCGAGCTCTACCAGATGCTCGTGATGGTTTAAAACCAGTACAACGTCGTATAATTTATGCAATGCATGAAGAACGAAATACCCATGATAAACCGTTCCGTAAATCTGCTAAAACAGTTGGTACCGTAATCGGGAATTACCACCCACACGGAGATTCCTCTGTGTATGAAGCCATGGTTCGGCTGAGTCAAACTTGGAAGGTTCGAAATGTACTAGTAGAGATGCATGGAAATAACGGGAGCGTAGATGGAGATCCACCTGCCGCGATGCGTTATACAGAAGCGAGACTTTCTAGTATTGCTTCTGAATTAATTGGTGCCATTGACAAAGACACCGTCGATTTTATTCCAAACTTCGATGATACGATTAACGAGCCGGTTGTATTACCAGCAAAATTCCCTAACCTCTTAGTGAATGGGTCTACCGGGATTTCTTCTGGTTATGCGACGGATATTCCACCACATAATCTGGCAGAAGTGATTGATGCAGTAATAATGAAAATCGACCGACCAGACGCTACAGTGGATCAATTAATGAAAAAAATGAAAGGCCCTGATTTTCCTACAGGAGGAATTATTCAAGGGGTAGATGAAATTAAGAAAGCGTACGAAACAGGTAGAGGAAAAATTGTCGTTCGCGGAAAAGCGGAAATCGAACAATTAAGAAGCGGTCGTGAGCAAATTGTGATTGAAGAAATTCCGTTTGAAGTGAATAAAGCCAATCTTGTAAAACGAATGGATGAACTTCGCATTGATCGTAAAGTAGAAGGGATTGCAGAAGTTCGTGATGAGACGGATCGCACTGGGTTGCGTATTGTTATTGAGCTAAAGAAGGATGCGGATAGCACCGGGATTCTAAACTACTTATATAAAAATACAGACTTACAAATTACGTATAGCTTTAACATGGTAGCGATTCAGGACAAAACACCGAAACTGTTGAGCTTACCGACGATTTTAGATTCGTACATTGGACACCAAAAAGAAATTGTGACTCGTCAGTCGCAATTCGATTTGAAAAAAGCGAAGAACAGAGCACACATCGTAGAGGGATTAATAAAGGCTATTTCTATTCTTGATGAATTAATCGCTACGATTCGTGCATCTAAGGATAAACAGGATGCAAAAGAACAGATTAAAACAGCTTATGGCTTCACAGAGGAGCAAGCGGAAGCGATTGTTAACTTGCAACTATACCGTTTAACAAATACGGATATTACTGCTTTAGAAGCGGAAGCAAGTGAACTAAAACAAAAAATTAAAGAGCTTGAAGATATTTTAGCGAATGAAAGCAAGCTTTTTGACGTGATTAAAACGGATTTAAAAGCAATAAAACAAAAGTATAAAGAAGACCGAAGAACGATCATTGTACAAGAAATAGAGGAGCTAAAAATTAACTTAGAGGTTATGGTTGCAAGTGAGGATGTTCTTGTTTCTGTAACAAGAGATGGTTATATAAAACGTACAAGTCTTCGATCTTACTCAGCTTCAAATGGGGAAGATTTAGCCATAAAGGAAGAGGACCATCTCGTTGCCCTTCAAGAAATTAATACGACGGACAAGCTCCTATTGTTCACAAACAAGGGAAGATATTTATATTTACCTGTCCACGAAATTCCAGACATTCGTTGGAAGGATTTAGGTCAGCATGTTACGAATATTGTTGCTATTGATAAAGATGAACACATTGTAACGGCTATCCCTGTCCGTGAATTCAAAGACGATCAGTATGTAACGATATTCACGAAAAATGGAATGGTGAAACGTAGTGAATTTAAGTTATATGAGGCACAAAGGTATTCAAAAGCACTTGTTGCCATTAACTTAAAGAAAGACGATGAAGTAGTTAATTGTTATGTGACCACTGGGCACTCAGATGTATTTATTGCATCAAATAAAGGATTTGGTCTATGGTTCCATGAATCGGAAGTTAATCCAGTAGGACAACGGGCTGCTGGGGTAAAAGCGATTCAGTTAAAGGCTGGCGAACATGTTATAAGTGGACATGTATTTGATGACCTTTCAGATCCAGAATTCATTTTAGTTACCCATCGTGGTGCGTGTAAACGTATGAAATTGAGAGAGTTTGAAAAATCATCACGAGCGAAACGTGGTTCTGTCATGTTACGTGAGTTAAAGAAAAATCCTCATCGTGTTGCGGGATTTGAGATTGTCTCAGAGAATGACACCGTTCAGTTCCAAACTTCGAATGGTACTAGACAGATCATTAATCCAATTGAATTACCTAAGAGTGACCGTTACAGTAATGGCTCCTATGTCATTGATGCAGATGATCAAGGGGAAGTAATCGATGTTTGGACGGTAGCTCAATATAACAAAGCGTTCGGAGAAAACGATAATTAGATTATGTAAACAAGCTGTTCGTGTGGAACAGCTTGTTTTTTTCTAATTCACATTTTTCTTCTTAATCTCTTGTTTGTTTCATACCTTAGTACAAAATGATCAATCACCTAATTTATGAAATCACAAAAGGGGTTTACTGGATGAATAATCGAGAGTTTCGAGACGCAATGGGGAAATTTGCAACAGGTATAACAGTTATTACAATTCGGGATGAAGAACAAATTCATGGGATGACGGTTAATGCTTTTATGTCTGTTTCCTTAGAGCCAAAGTTAATTGCAATATCCTTAGGAAATAAAACGAGAATATATCAAAAGTTAACTACACATAGTTGGTTTGGAATCAGTGTTCTAACTAAAAAGCAAAAAAGTTTAGCTAAAGTGTTTGCAAGACAACAAGACTTAAGCGAGCCTATTGATTTTGCATGTATAGAAGAGGTACCCGTACTGCCAAACTCTATGGTCATGTTCGCCTGTAAGGCAGACTACACAGTGGAAGCAGGCGATCATAAAATAGTAATTGCAGAAGTTCGTGATTTTCAAATTAATGAGCAAGAAAACAATCCAATCTTATATTACAGCGGAAGCTATAGCACGTTAATAGATTCATAAGGGCCGTTCTCTCCAGAGGACGGTTTTTTAATGCAGAATCCGATGGTAGTCAGAAAGTGACAACAAACGTATAATAGGGAATAGCAGAAAAAGATAAAGGGGTCACGACATACATGAACAAGGTTGGGACACAAGCTATAACAGAGAAACAACTAGCAAAGCTTTATGAAATTTTTAATCATAATCAAGATACCACGCGTTTGGAGCGGGTACTTGATTTATTAGAAAAACAGAGAGACATGGAATGTGTTATCAGTTTTGCTGGACATTTTTCCGCAGGTAAGTCTACCATGATTAACCGATTGATGGGGGAGGAGCTTTTACCACAAAGTCCGATTCCAACGAGTGCGAATATAGTAAAAATTAAGTATGGAAAGCCTTATGCGAATGTTTATTTTTATAAAGAAGATCCGATTCAATTTAAAGAACCTTACGATATGGATACCATTAAAGGGTATTCCAAAGATGGTAATCTAATTAAGGAAATAGAGATTAGTAAACAAACGGAGCAATTAATTCCTGGAGTTTCGCTGTATGATACACCTGGTATCGATTCTTCGCGGGACGCGGATCGAATAATTACAGAAGGGTCCATTCATGTAGTCGATGTTATGTTTTATGTCATGGATTATAATCACGTTCAATCAGAAGTGAATTTGGACTTTTTGAAGCAGATGAAGGATCGTCAGAAAAAGATATATATTGTGGTCAACCAAATTGACAAACATAAAGAAAAGGAATTATCGTTTAATGCGTTTAAAGAAAGTATAGAACAAACTTTACAACAGTGGGGAATTGAAGTTGAAGCCATATTTTACACATCGTTACGCGACGAGAAGCATCCACACAATCGGTTTAAACAACTAAAAAATACGATTCAAACGATTATGCATGAAAAAGATCGATTGATAGAAGAAACGTTACAGCAATCGAGTAGAGATTTAGTGGATCAGCATATTCAATGGATGTTCGAGCAAAAAGAAGATACATTACAGGAATTAGAAAGTAAAGCAAAGGAAAGCTCGAATCTTCAAGCGACAGGTAAATTGGAAGATGAACTGAACGCACTGCAAGCGATGGAAAAAGAAGCGGAAAAGGAACTTACGGATCAAATAGATAAAACCCTTAAAAATGCGTACCTGATGCCATTTGAATTGCGTGAGAAAGCGGAACAATTTTTAGAATCTCAACAAAGGTCTTTCAAGGTCGGAATTCTTGGTTCCAAAAAGAAAACGGAAGAAGCACGCCAACAAAGGTTACAAGACTTCTATGATAACTTATTGGAGCAAATCGAGTCGAAGGTACAGTGGAAGTTACGAGATAAGTTTTTAGAAGCGATGAAGGCTTATCAGTTAGAACAAACTGGTTTGGAGGAGCATATTCAATCTTTTCATGCTACTATCCAAAAGAATACGTTGGTTGATTTAATAAAACCAGGAGCTAACTTAAATGGCGAGTATTTATTAGTTTATACGGACGATGTTAGTCAGTTTATTAAATCTAAATATAAACAAGTAGCAAATAGCCTTCGGGATGAGCTTGTCGCTGAACTTAGAGCACGAAACGAAGAAAAAGCAAAACAACTTGAAGTGATACTACGGCAATCCCAGCAAAGAGATGACCATCTAGAACAGCTTCACCATATTCGGGAAGACATTCATCAGTTGGAGGAAAATTTGTTACACGTTCTGACTGATGAAGTCCTACACTTGGAGCCAGTTGATATAATATCGAAAAGGCTTGCGGAGCGAGTTCCGCGTTTCCGTTCTCCACAAGAAATGAAAGAACAGGAAGTGGAGCAAAAGGAAATCGTACATGAAGAAAAGACGGTTTTGGAAAGGGAACGATCGTCTTATTCTGTTGACATGATTCAAAGCCGATTGAGGAAATCCATTGAATTATTAGAGGGAGTGTCAGGCTTTCAAACCATAAAGGACGATTTATCAAATAAAGGGAAACGACTCAAAAATCGACATTTCACAGTTGCTTTATTCGGTGCATTTAGTGCTGGGAAATCTTCGTTTGCAAATGCGGTGTTAGGAGAACACGTCTTACCGGTATCTCCAAATCCAACGACAGCAGCGATCAACAAAATTAGCCCGCCTGATTCCAAGCATCCACACGGAACCATTACCGTTCAGTTGAAGAATGAAAAAGCACTTCTATTGGATATCGAACAAATGCTGCAACTGGAGCAGTCTTTATTTTCTTCATTGAGTGAATATGTGAGAAAAGGTATAAATGGGATACAGTCAATTACAGAAAGAGAATTGACGGAGAGACAGCGCCATTTCTTACAGGCGATTTGTGACGGCTATGAACGAAATCAAGCGCATTTAGGGAAACAAATTACGATCGATTTAAAGAGTTTCTCGAGCTATGTATCAGAAGAATCGATAGCCTGCTATGTAAGCTGGATGGAGCTGTTCTATGAGTGTGATCTAACGAGAAAAGGAATAACCTTAGTGGATACACCTGGTGCGGACTCCGTGAATGCTCGTCACACAGATGTCTCGTTTGAGTATATTAAAAATGCAGATGCAATCCTTTTTGTAACGTATTACAATCATCCATTTTCACGAGCGGATAAAGATTTTTTGACACAGCTAGGTAGAGTAAAAGATGCGTTTAGCTTAGACAAAATGTTTTTCATTATTAATGCATCCGATTTAGCGCAGAATGAAGCGGAATTGAATATGGTTACAACCTATATGGATGAGCAATTACGGCAATTTGGCATTACGAATCCTAAACTATATCCATTATCTAGTTACTTCGCGCTCCAAGCAAAGAAGAAAAGCGAGGAAGAAGCAGGATTCTCCTCCTTTGAAGAAGAATTTTATGCCTTTATTGAAGAAGATTTAGTGGAGATGCTAATTCAATCCTCTTTATTTGATATAAAGCGAGCCCGGACTACACTTGCTACTTACTTAGAGGATGCATCGCTTAGCAATGAAGAGAAGGAAACGAAGCTGAAGCAATATGATACCGAAAAGGTAACGATTTTGAAGAACGTGGAAAATTTAAATTCAAGTTCCTATCAAAAGGAAATTCAACAAAAGCTAGAGAAGCAACTTTATTACGTCCAACAACGAATTTTTATTGAATTTAATCAAAAATTCAAAGAGGAATTCAACCCTTCTGTCATTAAAGGTTCAGGATCAGAAGCAAGAATAGGATTAGAGCTAAGCTTAGAGGCATTATTAAGTAGACTGAAATATGAATTAGATCAAGAAGTTCGTGCAGTCTCCATAAGGATGGAGCGGTTTGGAAATGATAAACTAAAAGAACTATATAATCAATTGGAAGTGCTCAGTGCGAAAGTGAATGAACATGTTAGCTTTGCTAGTTTCGAATACCGGACATGGGAAGCACCACCTTTCCAAAATCCGCTTCAAGACGTGAACAAGCAAACCTTCCAATCTGCACTTCAATTGTTTAAAAATGCTAAATCATTCTTCGAAAAAAATGAAAAAGAAAAAATGAAGGAAGCGCTAGAAGTTCAACTTCGGC includes:
- a CDS encoding dynamin family protein; the encoded protein is MNKVGTQAITEKQLAKLYEIFNHNQDTTRLERVLDLLEKQRDMECVISFAGHFSAGKSTMINRLMGEELLPQSPIPTSANIVKIKYGKPYANVYFYKEDPIQFKEPYDMDTIKGYSKDGNLIKEIEISKQTEQLIPGVSLYDTPGIDSSRDADRIITEGSIHVVDVMFYVMDYNHVQSEVNLDFLKQMKDRQKKIYIVVNQIDKHKEKELSFNAFKESIEQTLQQWGIEVEAIFYTSLRDEKHPHNRFKQLKNTIQTIMHEKDRLIEETLQQSSRDLVDQHIQWMFEQKEDTLQELESKAKESSNLQATGKLEDELNALQAMEKEAEKELTDQIDKTLKNAYLMPFELREKAEQFLESQQRSFKVGILGSKKKTEEARQQRLQDFYDNLLEQIESKVQWKLRDKFLEAMKAYQLEQTGLEEHIQSFHATIQKNTLVDLIKPGANLNGEYLLVYTDDVSQFIKSKYKQVANSLRDELVAELRARNEEKAKQLEVILRQSQQRDDHLEQLHHIREDIHQLEENLLHVLTDEVLHLEPVDIISKRLAERVPRFRSPQEMKEQEVEQKEIVHEEKTVLERERSSYSVDMIQSRLRKSIELLEGVSGFQTIKDDLSNKGKRLKNRHFTVALFGAFSAGKSSFANAVLGEHVLPVSPNPTTAAINKISPPDSKHPHGTITVQLKNEKALLLDIEQMLQLEQSLFSSLSEYVRKGINGIQSITERELTERQRHFLQAICDGYERNQAHLGKQITIDLKSFSSYVSEESIACYVSWMELFYECDLTRKGITLVDTPGADSVNARHTDVSFEYIKNADAILFVTYYNHPFSRADKDFLTQLGRVKDAFSLDKMFFIINASDLAQNEAELNMVTTYMDEQLRQFGITNPKLYPLSSYFALQAKKKSEEEAGFSSFEEEFYAFIEEDLVEMLIQSSLFDIKRARTTLATYLEDASLSNEEKETKLKQYDTEKVTILKNVENLNSSSYQKEIQQKLEKQLYYVQQRIFIEFNQKFKEEFNPSVIKGSGSEARIGLELSLEALLSRLKYELDQEVRAVSIRMERFGNDKLKELYNQLEVLSAKVNEHVSFASFEYRTWEAPPFQNPLQDVNKQTFQSALQLFKNAKSFFEKNEKEKMKEALEVQLRPYVSQFLKEVESTFWKHLEQEWMQAEVSMKEKAKASVKEFYAGYQAALSQSVDIHGLQARLEQMNTLI
- the parC gene encoding DNA topoisomerase IV subunit A, with translation MSQIEKYLDLPLEEVIGDRFGRYSKYIIQDRALPDARDGLKPVQRRIIYAMHEERNTHDKPFRKSAKTVGTVIGNYHPHGDSSVYEAMVRLSQTWKVRNVLVEMHGNNGSVDGDPPAAMRYTEARLSSIASELIGAIDKDTVDFIPNFDDTINEPVVLPAKFPNLLVNGSTGISSGYATDIPPHNLAEVIDAVIMKIDRPDATVDQLMKKMKGPDFPTGGIIQGVDEIKKAYETGRGKIVVRGKAEIEQLRSGREQIVIEEIPFEVNKANLVKRMDELRIDRKVEGIAEVRDETDRTGLRIVIELKKDADSTGILNYLYKNTDLQITYSFNMVAIQDKTPKLLSLPTILDSYIGHQKEIVTRQSQFDLKKAKNRAHIVEGLIKAISILDELIATIRASKDKQDAKEQIKTAYGFTEEQAEAIVNLQLYRLTNTDITALEAEASELKQKIKELEDILANESKLFDVIKTDLKAIKQKYKEDRRTIIVQEIEELKINLEVMVASEDVLVSVTRDGYIKRTSLRSYSASNGEDLAIKEEDHLVALQEINTTDKLLLFTNKGRYLYLPVHEIPDIRWKDLGQHVTNIVAIDKDEHIVTAIPVREFKDDQYVTIFTKNGMVKRSEFKLYEAQRYSKALVAINLKKDDEVVNCYVTTGHSDVFIASNKGFGLWFHESEVNPVGQRAAGVKAIQLKAGEHVISGHVFDDLSDPEFILVTHRGACKRMKLREFEKSSRAKRGSVMLRELKKNPHRVAGFEIVSENDTVQFQTSNGTRQIINPIELPKSDRYSNGSYVIDADDQGEVIDVWTVAQYNKAFGENDN
- a CDS encoding flavin reductase family protein, coding for MNNREFRDAMGKFATGITVITIRDEEQIHGMTVNAFMSVSLEPKLIAISLGNKTRIYQKLTTHSWFGISVLTKKQKSLAKVFARQQDLSEPIDFACIEEVPVLPNSMVMFACKADYTVEAGDHKIVIAEVRDFQINEQENNPILYYSGSYSTLIDS